In a genomic window of Campylobacter concisus:
- a CDS encoding EamA family transporter: MKMPEWFIYAALSAVFAALTAIFAKLGVKDIDSDFATFIRTIVVILMLVLLLSVAKKWQPLNSLSPKNWLFLILSGMATGLSWLMYFKAMQVGKVYQVALVDKFSVVLAIILAVIFLGERLNLKEILAICLIISGVILLIFK; the protein is encoded by the coding sequence ATAAAAATGCCAGAGTGGTTTATCTATGCAGCTCTTTCAGCTGTTTTTGCTGCACTTACAGCGATCTTTGCAAAGCTTGGTGTAAAGGATATCGACAGTGATTTTGCGACATTTATAAGAACGATCGTTGTCATTTTGATGCTCGTTTTGCTTTTAAGCGTGGCTAAAAAATGGCAACCATTAAACTCACTAAGCCCCAAAAACTGGCTCTTTCTCATACTAAGTGGCATGGCAACCGGACTATCTTGGCTCATGTATTTTAAAGCGATGCAAGTTGGCAAGGTATATCAAGTGGCGCTGGTTGATAAATTTAGCGTTGTACTTGCTATTATTTTGGCTGTCATCTTTCTTGGCGAGAGGTTAAATTTAAAAGAAATTTTAGCCATCTGTCTTATTATTTCAGGCGTTATTTTATTGATTTTCAAGTAA